A genomic region of Pristiophorus japonicus isolate sPriJap1 chromosome 22, sPriJap1.hap1, whole genome shotgun sequence contains the following coding sequences:
- the LOC139235178 gene encoding alpha-internexin-like, protein MSYSWDILDAFPARKLHPDSSRNLPRDMAFGTQSWSRGTASSLKHSARGYSSPAHRHSDGGQLYQTSLFTEDPNVVSANEKELMQGLNDRFAGYIDKVRQLEQQNKGLEAEITDLRERQTSQSGLANIYEPEMTELRNLIQEIENQKMQIHLDREHLEEDLQRLKGKYEEEVQIRHDTEASIQAYKKHSDNANLIKLELERKAQSLMEEIVFLKTNHEEEVADLFAQIQASQVSVGLKDFTKPDLTGALREIRAQMEGYTNGNMQHAEEWFTSRIAKINDAAEVNREALQSTRQEINEYNRQLQSKNIELETIRGRKESLEKQMNVVEDRHHGDLIQYQDAIHQLETELRSTKQEMNLHLREYQDLLNVKMALDVEIASYRKLLEGEETRFGDFTPSLFPYKPQPSEHATYVSTKTKTTPTKVMPQYRFVEEIISATTKEEEKPKQDELAGKEEETAEEESAEPKEEAAEEEATEPREEAAEEEATEEQEAAAEEEATEQQEAAAEEEATEQQEAAAEEEATEPKDEGEMEAAEEQKDEEKEDAEPKEEAEEEKDEEKEAAEPQETEEEKAAESKEEAEEATEPQKEAAEQKDEEKDAAEIKETEEGKDEEKEGAKEKEAEEKDEEQEEEKQVAKEVEEEKDEVKDGAKAKETEEKKEEEQAEEKQVAKSKAVEEEKDEEKEATETKVTEEKDEEKAAAETKEVEEAKDEEKAAAETKEVEEAKDEEKEGAKETEEKDEEKEAAKTKGTEEIKVADPKVDEEQDKAKIKEETEGPQATETKEKTAETTVGDETDLAGTTEKGILKDQETKLTKDQEDKHEPAPAVKAVQ, encoded by the exons ATGAGTTACAGCTGGGATATTCTAGACGCCTTTCCAGCGAGAAAGCTGCACCCGGACTCCTCCAGGAACCTGCCCCGAGACATGGCCTTCGgcacccagagctggtccaggggaaCCGCCTCGTCCCTCAAGCACAGCGCCCGAGGGTACAGCTCACCAGCCCACAGGCACTCGGACGGTGGGCAGCTCTACCAGACCAGCCTCTTCACTGAAGATCCCAACGTGGTCAGCGCCAACGAGAAGGAGTTGATGCAGGGTCTCAACGACCGCTTCGCCGGTTACATCGACAAGGTCAGGCAGCTGGAGCAGCAGAACAAGGGTCTGGAGGCCGAAATCACAGACCTGAGGGAGAGGCAAACTTCTCAATCCGGCCTTGCAAATATCTATGAGCCAGAAATGACAGAGTTACGAAACCTCATCCAAGAAATTGAGAACCAGaagatgcagattcacctggaccgtGAGCACCTGGAGGAAGATCTCCAACGACTGAAGGGGAAATATGAGGAAGAAGTACAAATTCGACACGACACCGAAGCAAGTATTCAAGCCTACAAGAAGCACAGCGACAACGCCAACTTGATTAAGTTGGAGCTAGAAAGGAAAGCACAGTCGCTCATGGAGGAAATCGTGTTCCTGAAGACCAACCACGAGGAAGAGGTGGCTGATCTGTTCGCCCAGATCCAAGCCTCGCAGGTCAGTGTTGGACTGAAAGATTTCACCAAGCCCGACCTGACGGGAGCCCTGAGGGAGATCCGAGCCCAAATGGAAGGATACACCAATGGCAACATGCAGCATGCTGAGGAATGGTTCACATCCAGAATAGCCAAAATCAACGATGCAGCAGAAGTCAACAGAGAAGCTCTACAGAGCACAAGGCAGGAGATCAACGAGTACAATCGGCAACTACAGTCCAAGAATATAGAGCTGGAGACAATAAGAGGGAGGAAGGAGTCTTTGGAGAAACAGATGAATGTTGTTGAAGACAGACACCATGGAGATTTAATCCAATACCAG GATGCCATTCATCAATTAGAAACCGAGCTTAGAAGTACAAAACAGGAAATGAATCTTCACCTGAGGGAATATCAAGATCTGCTGAATGTCAAAATGGCTTTAGATGTGGAGATCGCCTCCTACAG GAAACTCCTTGAAGGTGAAGAGACAAGATTCGGTGACTTCACTCCTTCATTATTCCCATACAAACCACAGCCTTCAGAACATGCAACTTATGTGTCAACTAAGACAAAAACCACCCCTACAAAGGTTATGCCTCAATATAGGTTTGTAGAAGAAATTATCAGTGCAACAACAAAGGAA GAAGAGAAACCCAAACAAGATGAGCTAGCAGGAAAAGAGGAGGAAACTGCGGAGGAAGAATCGGCTGAACCAAAAGAAGAGGCTGCAGAGGAAGAGGCAACGGAACCACGAGAGGAAGCTGCAGAGGAAGAGGCAACGGAAGAACAAGAGGCGGCTGCAGAGGAAGAGGCAACGGAACAACAAGAGGCGGCTGCAGAGGAAGAGGCAACGGAACAACAAGAGGCGGCTGCAGAGGAAGAGGCAACGGAACCAAAAGACGAGGGTGAAATGGAAGCGGCTGAAGAACAAAAGGATGAAGAGAAGGAGGATGCTGAACCAAAGGAAGAGGCTGAAGAGGAAAAGGATGAAGAGAAGGAAGCAGCTGAACCACAAGAAACTGAAGAGGAAAAGGCTGCTGAATCAAAAGAAGAGGCAGAAGAGGCAACTGAACCACAAAAGGAGGCTGCAGAACAAAAGGATGAAGAGAAGGACGCAGCCGAAATAAAAGAAACTGAAGAGGGAAAGGATGAAGAGAAGGAGGGTGCCAAAGAAAAAGAAGCTGAAGAAAAGGATGAAGAACAGGAAGAAGAGAAGCAGGTTGCAAAAGAGGTTGAAGAGGAAAAGGATGAAGTGAAGGACGGTGCCAAAGcaaaagaaactgaagaaaaaaaggaaGAAGAACAGGCTGAAGAGAAGCAGGTTGCTAAATCAAAAGCAGTTGAAGAGGAAAAGGATGAAGAGAAGGAAGCTACTGAAACAAAAGTGACTGAGGAAAAGGATGAAGAGAAGGCAGCAGCTGAAACAAAAGAGGTTGAAGAGGCAAAGGATGAAGAGAAGGCAGCAGCTGAAACAAAAGAGGTTGAAGAGGCAAAGGATGAAGAGAAGGAAGGTGCAAAAGAAACTGAAGAAAAGGATGAAGAGAAGGAAGCAGCCAAAACAAAAGGGACTGAAGAGATAAAGGTTGCTGATCCAAAAGTAGACGAAGAACAAGACAAGGCTAAGATTAAAGAAGAGACTGAAGGGCCACAAGCCACTGAAACAAAAGAAAAGACTGCAGAAACAACGGTGGGAGATGAGACTGACTTGGCAGGCACAACAGAAAAGGGAATCCTAAAAGACCAAGAGACAAAATTAACAAAAGATCAGGAAGATAAACACGAACCAGCTCCTGCAGTGAAAGCTGTGCAGTGA